Proteins co-encoded in one Flavobacterium fluviale genomic window:
- the galA gene encoding beta-galactosidase GalA has protein sequence MKTKFTQKAIFYFFVLISIPAFTQNKIGRELILIDKDWRFSFGHLHDTKKDFGHAEGYFSYLTKTGFGDGPAAKDFDDRAWRKLDLPHDWAVEQPFSESASFSHGFKAAGKNFPEKSIGWYRKKITIPNEDLGKIISLKFDGVFRNSKVFFNGFYLGTEQSGYNGFEYDVTAYVNYGGENTIVVRADASMEEGWFYEGAGIYRHVYLQKTNPVRVVSNGTYVTSELKNNDASVTADVTIENKGNYKGSIEISQTIFNKENKQITAFSESIAAPEFYKTITHSSKLYVQNPLLWDIDSPNLYRLVTQIKQHGKIIDSYETPFGIRTIEFNAENGFFLNGKPLKLKGTNNHQDHAGIGTALPNEIQYYRIKKLKEMGSNAYRCSHHPPTPELLKACDELGMLVIDETRLMGINDYHLNDLKRMIERDRNHPSIFCWSVGNEEWNIEGGIVGERITNVMQDFAKSIDPTRPVTVGISSGFKSGISSVVEIMGYNYLGNGDIDAHRNQFKQQSGMGTEEGSTFATRGIYFTDDAKHYQSAYDKKPRPTFYSIEEGWKFYAERPYLAGVFFWTGFDYRGEPTPYGWPSVTSYFGMMDVCGFPKDNVFYLKSWWGKEPVLHLLPHWNWTGMEGKEIDVWAYSNCDEVELFLNKKSLGKKKMEQNGHLEWKVKYTPGTLEAIGYKNGKKIITEIKKTTGKAENVKLSLDKENILKGNVSVISVEVTDKNGLHIPTANDEINFSVKGGKILGVGNGDPTSLESDQFIDDISFSVITNFMEQKSESASVPKEMTNYDESKWTEAFKERDYKKQAPSYIYKGEFELKNNASANVVSFFYKKIGVETVVFVNGKKVEPSSEDPQKYILNTAILKEGKNTIHIAATPLQKVKDWDVMNTDPGIIQVSTPAASWKRKLFNGYAQIIIQKDENAKEVILSASAKDLRAVSLSVK, from the coding sequence ATGAAAACCAAATTTACCCAAAAAGCAATTTTTTACTTTTTTGTCCTAATTTCTATTCCTGCATTCACACAAAATAAAATAGGCAGGGAATTAATTTTAATAGATAAAGACTGGAGATTTTCATTTGGACATTTACACGATACAAAAAAAGATTTCGGACATGCCGAGGGCTATTTTTCTTATTTAACCAAAACAGGATTTGGCGATGGTCCTGCTGCAAAAGATTTTGATGATCGTGCTTGGAGAAAACTCGATTTACCTCACGATTGGGCGGTAGAACAGCCTTTTAGCGAAAGCGCGAGTTTCAGTCATGGATTTAAAGCGGCGGGTAAAAATTTCCCTGAAAAAAGCATTGGCTGGTACAGGAAAAAAATAACGATTCCAAATGAAGATCTTGGAAAAATAATTTCATTAAAATTTGACGGCGTTTTTAGAAATTCAAAAGTGTTTTTTAACGGGTTTTATTTAGGAACGGAACAAAGCGGTTACAATGGTTTTGAATATGATGTAACGGCTTACGTTAATTATGGCGGAGAGAATACGATTGTGGTTCGAGCAGATGCTTCAATGGAAGAAGGCTGGTTTTATGAAGGCGCAGGTATTTATAGACATGTTTATCTCCAGAAGACGAATCCAGTTCGTGTCGTTTCAAACGGAACTTACGTAACTTCCGAACTCAAAAATAACGATGCCTCAGTTACTGCTGATGTAACAATTGAGAATAAAGGAAATTATAAAGGATCAATAGAGATTTCTCAAACCATTTTTAATAAAGAAAATAAACAGATTACCGCTTTTTCAGAAAGTATAGCAGCACCTGAATTTTACAAAACAATCACACATAGTTCCAAACTGTATGTCCAGAATCCGCTTTTGTGGGATATTGATTCACCGAATTTATATCGTTTAGTAACTCAAATCAAGCAACATGGAAAAATTATAGATAGTTATGAAACGCCTTTCGGAATCAGAACTATTGAATTTAATGCAGAAAACGGATTTTTTCTAAATGGGAAACCATTAAAATTAAAAGGAACAAACAATCATCAAGATCATGCAGGAATAGGGACGGCGCTTCCAAATGAAATTCAGTATTATAGAATTAAAAAACTGAAAGAAATGGGATCTAATGCGTATCGTTGTTCGCATCATCCGCCAACTCCTGAATTACTCAAAGCTTGTGATGAACTAGGAATGCTGGTCATTGATGAAACCCGTTTAATGGGAATTAACGATTATCATTTGAATGATTTAAAGCGAATGATCGAACGTGACCGTAATCATCCGAGTATTTTCTGCTGGTCGGTTGGAAATGAAGAATGGAATATTGAAGGCGGTATAGTTGGGGAAAGAATAACAAATGTGATGCAGGATTTTGCCAAAAGCATCGATCCAACAAGACCTGTAACGGTTGGAATTAGCAGCGGTTTTAAAAGCGGTATTTCTTCTGTAGTGGAAATTATGGGTTACAATTATCTCGGAAACGGCGATATTGACGCACATAGAAATCAGTTTAAGCAGCAGTCTGGAATGGGTACAGAGGAAGGTTCGACCTTTGCAACCCGAGGAATTTATTTTACTGATGATGCCAAACATTACCAAAGTGCTTACGATAAAAAACCGCGTCCGACTTTTTACAGTATCGAAGAGGGCTGGAAATTTTATGCGGAAAGACCTTATTTGGCTGGAGTATTTTTTTGGACAGGCTTTGATTACCGCGGTGAACCAACTCCTTACGGCTGGCCCTCTGTGACTTCGTATTTCGGAATGATGGATGTCTGCGGTTTCCCAAAAGATAATGTTTTTTATCTGAAATCATGGTGGGGAAAAGAACCTGTTTTGCACCTATTGCCACATTGGAACTGGACTGGGATGGAAGGAAAAGAAATTGATGTCTGGGCATATTCAAATTGCGATGAAGTAGAACTTTTTCTAAACAAAAAAAGTCTTGGCAAAAAGAAAATGGAGCAAAACGGACATCTGGAATGGAAGGTAAAATACACGCCTGGAACTCTGGAAGCAATTGGTTACAAAAACGGAAAAAAAATAATAACAGAAATCAAAAAAACTACTGGAAAGGCAGAAAATGTAAAATTGTCTTTAGATAAAGAAAACATTTTGAAAGGAAATGTATCTGTTATATCTGTCGAAGTTACCGATAAAAACGGCTTACATATTCCAACAGCAAATGATGAAATTAATTTTTCTGTAAAGGGCGGAAAAATTTTGGGTGTAGGAAACGGTGACCCAACTTCTTTAGAAAGCGATCAATTTATTGATGACATTTCTTTTTCTGTCATAACTAATTTTATGGAGCAGAAAAGTGAAAGTGCATCTGTGCCTAAAGAAATGACTAACTATGACGAAAGTAAATGGACAGAAGCTTTTAAAGAACGTGATTATAAAAAACAGGCGCCATCGTATATTTATAAAGGAGAATTTGAATTAAAAAATAATGCATCTGCAAATGTTGTGAGTTTCTTTTACAAGAAAATAGGAGTAGAGACAGTAGTTTTTGTTAATGGAAAGAAAGTAGAACCAAGCTCAGAAGATCCTCAAAAATATATTTTGAATACAGCTATTTTGAAAGAAGGAAAAAACACTATTCATATTGCGGCGACACCGTTACAAAAAGTAAAAGATTGGGACGTTATGAACACAGATCCTGGAATTATTCAAGTAAGTACGCCAGCAGCATCTTGGAAAAGAAAACTTTTCAACGGATATGCACAAATCATTATCCAGAAAGACGAAAATGCCAAAGAAGTTATTTTATCTGCTTCCGCGAAGGATTTACGCGCAGTAAGTTTGAGTGTAAAATAA
- a CDS encoding helix-turn-helix domain-containing protein, producing the protein MNNQTETQNCDFTSDLKLKGFKVYQINGDQSKIPVYSRRDFYKICINTSKSVIQYADRGIETDGTILFFGNPIIPYSWETLSEGYEGYACVFTEEFLKAKDRSETLHESPLFKIGGTPIFSLNAEQKLFIDSLFQKMIKEYETDYVFKDDLMRNYVNLIIHESMKMQPSENFFKHKNASSRITSLFLELLERQFPIETKNEPLALKTPQDYAQSLAVHVNHLNRSVKEVTGKPTTAHITERIINEAKALLQHTDWSISDIGYSLGFEYPSYFNNYFKRLTGTVPKSLRM; encoded by the coding sequence ATGAATAATCAGACAGAAACTCAGAATTGCGATTTTACTTCAGATTTAAAACTAAAAGGTTTTAAAGTATATCAGATAAACGGAGATCAAAGTAAAATTCCCGTTTACAGCCGCAGGGATTTTTATAAAATCTGCATCAATACGAGTAAAAGTGTCATACAGTATGCTGACCGCGGTATAGAAACCGACGGAACGATTCTTTTTTTCGGAAATCCGATTATTCCTTATTCTTGGGAAACGCTTTCTGAAGGATACGAAGGTTACGCCTGTGTTTTTACAGAAGAATTTCTGAAAGCAAAAGACCGATCAGAGACACTACACGAATCACCTTTATTCAAAATAGGAGGTACGCCAATTTTCTCTTTAAATGCTGAACAAAAGCTGTTTATAGATTCTTTATTTCAAAAAATGATTAAGGAATATGAAACCGATTATGTCTTTAAAGACGATCTAATGCGCAATTACGTCAATTTGATTATTCACGAATCGATGAAAATGCAGCCATCTGAGAATTTCTTTAAACATAAAAATGCATCTTCTAGAATTACCTCTTTGTTTTTAGAATTGCTAGAAAGACAATTTCCCATAGAAACTAAAAACGAACCTTTGGCATTAAAAACACCGCAGGATTATGCGCAAAGTCTTGCTGTGCATGTTAATCACTTAAATCGTTCTGTAAAAGAAGTTACAGGAAAACCAACAACAGCTCATATTACCGAGAGGATTATCAACGAAGCAAAAGCATTATTACAGCATACAGACTGGAGTATTTCGGATATTGGCTACTCGCTGGGATTTGAATATCCAAGCTATTTTAATAATTACTTTAAAAGACTTACAGGAACAGTTCCTAAATCTCTTCGCATGTAA
- a CDS encoding (R)-mandelonitrile lyase: MKTSDNQYNDAIFPKGDLAPSEYFTGNAWVKMLVTNDQALNTAVGNVVFEAGARNNWHTHPGGQILIVTHGTGYYQEIGKPIQLLQVGDVVNIQPEIKHWHGASPQSEFTHIAISTNTAKGIVDWLESVTDEEYNSYQ; the protein is encoded by the coding sequence ATGAAAACATCAGATAATCAATATAATGACGCCATTTTTCCTAAAGGAGATTTAGCACCTTCAGAATATTTTACAGGAAACGCATGGGTTAAAATGCTCGTTACAAATGATCAGGCGTTAAATACAGCGGTTGGAAATGTTGTTTTCGAAGCTGGTGCAAGAAACAATTGGCACACACATCCCGGCGGACAAATTCTTATTGTTACACACGGAACAGGATATTATCAGGAAATTGGAAAACCAATTCAATTGTTACAGGTTGGAGACGTTGTAAACATTCAGCCCGAAATAAAACACTGGCATGGCGCGTCTCCCCAAAGTGAATTTACACATATCGCCATCAGCACCAATACAGCAAAAGGAATTGTAGACTGGCTAGAATCCGTTACAGATGAAGAATATAACAGTTATCAATAA
- a CDS encoding cupin domain-containing protein, translating into MSTNYAAVIEEGKVPSTYMTGDVSYKKQTSDIHPENTIIKEVTFEACARSNWHSNAGLQMLIVNGGAGYYQERGNAVRKLQKDEVVTILPGVEHWYGATPFEKFSYVAIITEVDKGHGVWLEKVTDGEYFLLSSH; encoded by the coding sequence ATGTCAACAAATTATGCAGCCGTTATCGAAGAAGGAAAAGTCCCGAGCACATATATGACGGGTGACGTTTCCTATAAAAAACAAACTAGTGATATTCATCCAGAAAACACTATTATTAAGGAAGTGACTTTTGAGGCCTGCGCCAGAAGTAATTGGCACAGCAACGCAGGTCTGCAAATGCTGATTGTAAATGGAGGAGCAGGGTATTACCAAGAAAGAGGAAATGCCGTTCGCAAACTTCAAAAAGACGAGGTAGTTACAATTTTACCAGGAGTAGAACATTGGTACGGCGCAACTCCGTTTGAGAAGTTCTCATACGTTGCAATCATTACAGAAGTAGATAAAGGCCACGGAGTATGGTTAGAAAAAGTAACCGATGGAGAGTATTTTCTGCTAAGCAGTCATTAG
- a CDS encoding NAD(P)-dependent alcohol dehydrogenase, which produces METKNIKAFGTEAADAPLQTLDIKRREVLAHDVEIEILYCGICHSDLHSARNEWHGTIYPIVPGHEIVGRVTKVGDHVKNFKVGQLAGVGCMVDSCRECEHCKEGLEQFCEPGNTLTFNSPDVHLGGQTFGGYSQSIVVDENYVLHISDKLDLAGVAPLLCAGITTYSPLKHWKVGPGQKVGIVGIGGLGHMGIKLAKAMGAHVVVFTTSLSKTEDAKRLGADEVVLSTDEEQMAQHAKSLNFILDCVSAEHNIDAYLNLLKVDGTLTLVGAPMEPLPVTSFSLLMGRRSFAGSNIGGIAETQEMLDFCAEHNITADIELIGVNEVNNAYERLLKGDIKYRFVIDMGSLK; this is translated from the coding sequence ATGGAAACGAAAAACATAAAAGCCTTTGGTACTGAAGCTGCCGATGCACCTTTGCAGACGCTTGATATTAAACGCCGCGAAGTACTTGCGCACGATGTAGAAATTGAAATTTTATACTGTGGCATCTGTCATTCAGATTTACATTCGGCTAGAAACGAATGGCACGGAACTATTTACCCGATTGTTCCCGGTCACGAAATTGTAGGACGCGTAACTAAAGTGGGTGATCACGTAAAGAATTTTAAAGTCGGTCAATTGGCTGGAGTAGGCTGTATGGTTGATTCTTGCAGAGAATGCGAACATTGTAAAGAAGGATTGGAACAATTTTGCGAGCCAGGAAATACGCTGACTTTCAATTCACCTGACGTTCATTTGGGCGGACAAACTTTTGGAGGTTATTCGCAAAGTATTGTTGTCGATGAAAATTATGTATTGCATATTTCAGATAAACTAGATCTTGCTGGAGTTGCACCTTTATTGTGCGCTGGAATTACAACTTATTCTCCATTGAAACACTGGAAAGTTGGTCCTGGTCAAAAAGTAGGAATCGTTGGTATTGGCGGTTTAGGCCATATGGGAATCAAATTGGCAAAAGCTATGGGTGCTCATGTGGTTGTTTTTACTACTTCATTATCTAAAACAGAAGATGCAAAACGTCTTGGAGCAGATGAAGTTGTTTTATCAACAGACGAAGAACAAATGGCACAGCATGCGAAAAGTTTAAACTTTATTTTAGACTGCGTTTCTGCAGAACATAATATTGATGCTTACTTAAATTTATTGAAGGTTGACGGAACGCTTACTTTGGTTGGTGCTCCTATGGAACCGCTTCCTGTAACTTCGTTTAGTCTTTTAATGGGAAGAAGAAGTTTCGCAGGTTCCAATATTGGCGGTATTGCCGAAACTCAGGAAATGCTTGATTTCTGTGCAGAGCATAATATTACTGCAGATATCGAATTAATCGGTGTAAACGAAGTAAATAATGCTTACGAAAGATTATTAAAAGGAGATATCAAATATCGTTTTGTGATTGATATGGGTTCTTTAAAATAA